In the genome of Panulirus ornatus isolate Po-2019 chromosome 31, ASM3632096v1, whole genome shotgun sequence, the window tgctctcaccttttgccattctagtACTCactcatacaagtctcttttccaagctcacttaccctcaccactctcttctccccaacattatctctttcttgaaaacttctacagatcttcaccttcgcctccacaaggaagtgatcagaaatccctccagctgcccctctcagcacattaccatccaaaagtctctcttttacatgcctgtcaattaacactaatccaataacacccttgaccatctctcctactcacatacgtatacttatgtatatctctctttttaagccaagtgttatccaggacctttttaaaggctcctTCAGCCCAAGGCAGTATTACTTCCAGCTGCAGGGAAATGAAGActactttggaatgagaagttctttaatgaggcttcactcccagtgatacagcttctCCAGCAAACTACCTTGAAAAATGAAACATCACAAGTGAGAAGTCACCACTGATAAAGTTGTATCATTGTCTTTGCAAGGAAAATAGCATGATATTGTCTTgggtcttttcactccaaaggagcatGAAGAGGAGCCTTCACACTCCAGTAGTCCTAAAAAGGAATCTCAGGGttacatgataataataaaaacaataataatacttttttattatacatattcgctgtttcccgcatcagcgaggtagcgccaggaaacagatgaagaatggcccatccactcatatacaaacatatatatatatatatacatatatatatatatatatatatatatatatatatatatacagctttaaCTAATCTGCTTTTGAGTATGTCTTTACTCAATAGGAAAGTTATGTCATGTGAAGCACAAACTTGGCATTACTTCCAGTGACTAATCAAAAGGTATTTTGATGCTTGTCATATATCTATTCTAGACTTTTTCCAGCTTCAAGAGCACAAATGTACTTTGAGTAATAAATGAGCAAAGAGAATGTGATAACAGTCATAAGTGAAGTGGTGGACTCTGTACATCAGTTTAGTATATCATTTCATCCAAGATTTCTTATGGAAATAAATATGCTTTACTTACCTAACAATGTGCAAAGACCTTCAAACTACAGTTTAAGGCTAAGTATAAGTATACCATATAACATAGGTGAGATGTGTTCATTCCAAGGGGTCATGAAAAACTTACTGCCACCTAAAGAGGGAAAAAGATAAATGCTAGGATGGAAGCAATAACAATGTGTCCATGTGAGGTAAAGAATTCTCACATCTGCCATTACAGTATCAAACAAAAACACTCTACTTCTGCTTGCCAGATTACACTATGGTTGCTAACATCACACACAATTATAATTTCTTGTAATGTCTTTCTTTGATATACATGAAAGATCTTCATAATACTAAAGTTAAGAATCACCATTTTCCTTTGCAAGTTTGATTTCTTCAAGTCTTTTCAGGATAGCAGCTGTATCAAGTCCAGCTTCGATATTGTACCTCAGGGATAGCTCTAACTGACTTTCCTCCAACCCTTCAATATGGTCATACAATCTCCTCTCAAACTTGTGGTCTAGATTGCTTTCTTCACGGAAGATGCAGAAGTACAAGAGGAAGATTGTTAAACTTAAAGAAACCACAAAGGGTTGATACCATGGTTTTTTTTCCGTGTCCAACTGCTTACCACCATATGTATCACGTGCTTTCCATGTAGCAGCACGACTTGTAGAGAACTTTATAGGTTCATCTAAATCAAGTTCTTCACTTGGTGATTTGGTTGTTTTAAATCTGTACTTTACAGCAGTCAGTCTAGGATGATACCAGGGACTGAGGGAGGATAAAGAAGTTTATATTAGTCAGAGCACAACTGCAATAGTACAGTGTTTCCTTACTTAAACCCTAAGAGTATGATATACAAGTTTTCAAAAAATATTCACCACATAGTTTCCTACTTAATGTACTACAAATAGTGTTCCATAAATTTTTCATAGAAAGGTAATGTTGCTCTGTGCACAGTACCCAAGAGAAGGTAAGCATTAAATGAAAAGAAACACAAAATGGGAAAATATAAGTCCACAATTTCATTATGCTGTGAAGCCCTGCTAACTCTGAattttcactttctccatattAAAAAAATCTGTCACCAATACCCACTCCCCTAAACTTAAACGTTGGGGTTATAGTCCAAGCAATCACTTTTAAAAGTTTTTAATGAGGGGCTAATCTCAAGCTTCTAAGAAAAATCTTGCCCCCCCAATTTTCCCCCCTTTAAATGTGGAATAACAATATCTTTCGGTTATACATGTGGAGttcatatccttttatttgttggaacgatgtggtataccggggtcgatgtgctgtcaatgaacttaaccagggcatgtgaagcgtctggggtaaaccatggaaagttctgtggggcctggatgtggaaagggagctgtggtatcagaaCATTGGAACATTGCCCCCTTGAGAGGACCTCAAAAGAAGCAattgatccaccaccatcatgaggttgaggtggtttaggaatgttaAAAGTTGATGCTCTTTATCATTTCCCATACTTGAAGGAATAGCATGTGGTAATCTTCCACTAGCACCTTAGCTGTTGAtgctttttatcatttttccataCCTGAAGGAGTAGGTTTTGGCAATCTTACATTAGCTCTTTAAAGCATCTGCAAAATATCTTTTGAGGAAGGTTCTGACTACATCTTTTGCCACTTCTGCAAATCATATTTTTTGAGTGTACGCAagagttaagatttttttttcaacctgaCACAATTTTTGTCATCAGATCAGTGTTTGCCTTCCTAAttacatatcattactaatgtaCATGCTTAAGATGTCTAAAAGGATTTCCCACAAACCATGCACCTACTATAATTCTTGCAGTTGTCCTTTGAATGCCCGTATAAATTACATTTACAAAAATGAAGTTCTGAAGGTTATTTCTTCGATATCCCAATATTACTCTTAATAAAGTTTCAAAAATCAGTACTATGGTGACCTGTACATCCACCAAAAGTTATCACGAAGCCATTATTGTTGACAATTGCTGGTTACCTTAGGCTGAGGCCTCACCAGGACACGGTCTCCTCACACTGCCATAACTGGCACTGTCCAGCAGGACACAATGGGCACTCAGGTACCTAGTGTGGTGAGCTTGATGCTTCCTGGTAAGATGAACAGAACAGTGCTGGTGGTATCTGATGAGGTGAGCACGGTAGTACCAAATGAGGTGAATATGATGGTAAATGGTGAGGTGAGCATGGCAGTACCTGGTGAGGTGAACATGTTGGTACCTAGTAAGGGGAGCATGGCAGTACCTGATGAGGTGAGCATGACAGTGCCTGAAGATCTTAGCATGACTGTAACTGGTGAAATTAGCATGACAGCACCTGGTGAGGTCAGCATGCAAGAAACTGATTTGATGAGCATAAATGCAACTGGTAAGGTACACATGACAGTACCTAATGAAGTGAACTTGAAGATAACTGGTAAAGTGAGCATGACAGTACCTGGTATGAGCATGACAGTACCTGGTAAGAGAAAGACAGTACCTGGTAAGAGGAAGACTGTACCTAGTAAAGTGTACATGGCATTACCTGGTGAGGTAAGAATGAAGATACCTGATGAGATTGGCAGTTGCAGGGGAGGAAAGCAAAACCAAACCTAATGAAATGATCATGAATATACCTAGTGGTAAGTATGAGAGTACCTGGTGGGGAAAACATGGCGGTGGGGTAGAGCACGCCGAATTCTAGCCAGCATGATCATTCTGTGCTGCAGCCAAAGTTCTTCTCCATAACTAGAGGATACTTCACTCCGTTAAATTCCTCTGATAAAACATGTCAtgaattttctttcctttccactCTGATAACTTTATTTTGTAGACTGCATTATCAACATATTTTTCGCAAGTTCAATTTTCCTTACACACAAGATTAAAGAATACAATTTCTACTCTGCAGACGTGTTGAAAATGTAATTCACAAAACTATTTTAGGCAATACTTTACGTAAAGTGGTTACGTTCGTCTAATGCACAACGGATTCACAAATATTAAAATCCGGGTATGAAAACCAACCGAGATATTTTAGATGCTttactgaaaagaaaagagaggccaTTCACAAA includes:
- the LOC139758709 gene encoding uncharacterized protein isoform X3 encodes the protein MIMLARIRRALPHRHVFPTSPWYHPRLTAVKYRFKTTKSPSEELDLDEPIKFSTSRAATWKARDTYGGKQLDTEKKPWYQPFVVSLSLTIFLLYFCIFREESNLDHKFERRLYDHIEGLEESQLELSLRYNIEAGLDTAAILKRLEEIKLAKENGDS